The Maridesulfovibrio hydrothermalis AM13 = DSM 14728 DNA window TACCAGACAGCTTCCCAAAGCAGGCGATAAGTGGCCTGAAGAACGGAATGCCGAAATGGTTCTCTGGGTTTCTAAGGAAAGCTGAATTATGCAGAATAAAGCAACTGATAAAATCAAATGGGACGCGCTTCTCGCTAAGGTTGGCGAGGGGCTTATGGTCCGTACAGATTCTCGCGAAGTTTGTGATGGTGATGTTTTTGTCGCCATTTCCGGCCCCTTGCTTGACGGCACTGACTTTATTCCCAAAGCCCTTGAGAATGGAGCTTCCTATATTGTCTGCGCAAACGAAGTTGATACAAAATCAGCAGAGCTGATTATTCACGACTCTCCCCATGAAGCTCTGGGGGAACTGGCTACCGCCTATTTCAAAACTGATCAAAACAAGATCAAACTGATAGGTATAACCGGAACTAACGGCAAGACAACAGTCGCCTATCTTATTGAACAACTTCTCTCCTGCGCAGGAATGAAGGTTGGCGTACTGGGCACGGTGAGCTACCGCTGGCCCGGATATGAACAGGAAGCTCCGCTGACCACCCCCGGATGCTGGAAGATTCATGAACTGCTAGCTGAGATGAGCAAAGCGAAAGTTGATGTGGCAGTGATGGAAGTATCTTCCCACGCCCTTGATCAGAAACGGGTGGCCGGACTTAAATTTGACGCCGCAGTTATCACCAATGTGACTCAGGATCACCTTGATTACCACGGTGACATGGAAACATATTTCAAAGCCAAGTGTATGCTTTTCAAGCACTACCCCAATGCTCTCAAGCGCGGGATCATTAATTTTGACGATCCATATGGCAGAAGACTTTTAGAATGCTACTCGCCCTCTATCGGGTTCGGCCTTAAATCAGCAGCATCCTCTGACGAAAATTCACTGTGCGGTGAAATGGTTTCCTGCACCGGACATGGAATGCAACTCAAAATGCGCTTCGGCGATAAAGAGTGGCAGATTGAGTCCGACCTTATCGGCAGATTTAACGGTTCCAACCTGTTGGCTGCGCAAGCTGTGGGCCTGCATCTGGGGCTTGCCCCTGAACAGATGGATGCTTTTGCTAAATTTGACGGAGTCCCCGGACGGCTGGAACGGGTTAGAAATAAACAGGGTTTTAATATTTTTGTGGATTATGCCCACACTCCCGATGCACTGGATAATGTTCTGCGTACATTACGGGATTTAAATTTCAAGCGCATCATCACCGTATTCGGATGCGGCGGCGACCGTGACAAGGTCAAACGCCCCATTATGGCTGAAGCGGCATGCAGATACTCGGATGTGGCGGTACTTACCTCCGATAACCCGCGCACCGAAGACCCGCTTCAGATTATCGAGGATGTCCGCCCCGGCCTCAAGGGCTGCGCTGTGATCATTGAAGATGTCGACCGGTCCGCAGCCATCAGAAAGGCTGTAGCTGAAATGAATATTGAGGATGTTTTACTCATCGCCGGTAAAGGGCATGAGACTTATCAGATTATCGGAACAGAAAAACGTGACTTCAGCGACAGCGAAGAGGTCATGAAAGCCATAAAGGAGATTTACGGTTGAAACTGACCTTATGTGAACTCGAAGAA harbors:
- a CDS encoding UDP-N-acetylmuramoyl-L-alanyl-D-glutamate--2,6-diaminopimelate ligase, with translation MQNKATDKIKWDALLAKVGEGLMVRTDSREVCDGDVFVAISGPLLDGTDFIPKALENGASYIVCANEVDTKSAELIIHDSPHEALGELATAYFKTDQNKIKLIGITGTNGKTTVAYLIEQLLSCAGMKVGVLGTVSYRWPGYEQEAPLTTPGCWKIHELLAEMSKAKVDVAVMEVSSHALDQKRVAGLKFDAAVITNVTQDHLDYHGDMETYFKAKCMLFKHYPNALKRGIINFDDPYGRRLLECYSPSIGFGLKSAASSDENSLCGEMVSCTGHGMQLKMRFGDKEWQIESDLIGRFNGSNLLAAQAVGLHLGLAPEQMDAFAKFDGVPGRLERVRNKQGFNIFVDYAHTPDALDNVLRTLRDLNFKRIITVFGCGGDRDKVKRPIMAEAACRYSDVAVLTSDNPRTEDPLQIIEDVRPGLKGCAVIIEDVDRSAAIRKAVAEMNIEDVLLIAGKGHETYQIIGTEKRDFSDSEEVMKAIKEIYG